Proteins encoded within one genomic window of Panacibacter microcysteis:
- a CDS encoding Crp/Fnr family transcriptional regulator: MNKEALLQTNIDPLLNYFNRIIPINSEEARLVTGLFKPRLFRKRQFILQEGDVCTHFYFVVRGCLRMYKIDEKGSTHILQFAVENYWINDLGSFHGVKPSSLNIDALEDTVVLQITRDDLIALYIQAPKFDRIFRVLLENSFIRLQQRLLQNISSTGEERYQSFLDLYPHLVNRLSQVQIAAFLGITPEFLSRLRNRRSRATKT, translated from the coding sequence ATGAATAAGGAAGCATTATTGCAGACAAATATTGATCCATTACTTAACTACTTCAACAGGATTATTCCAATAAACAGTGAAGAGGCAAGACTGGTTACAGGCTTATTTAAACCACGTCTTTTCAGAAAGCGACAATTTATACTGCAGGAGGGAGATGTCTGTACACATTTTTATTTTGTTGTACGGGGATGTTTGCGCATGTATAAAATTGATGAAAAAGGCAGCACACACATTCTTCAATTCGCAGTCGAAAACTATTGGATCAACGACCTGGGAAGCTTTCACGGAGTTAAGCCATCATCCTTAAACATCGATGCTTTGGAAGATACGGTTGTGCTGCAAATAACCCGGGATGATTTGATTGCGCTTTACATACAAGCTCCAAAGTTTGACCGCATCTTCCGGGTGCTTTTGGAAAACAGCTTTATCCGTTTGCAGCAACGACTGCTGCAAAATATTAGTTCCACAGGCGAAGAACGTTATCAATCATTTTTAGACCTTTACCCGCACCTGGTAAACCGTCTTTCACAAGTACAGATAGCAGCCTTCTTGGGCATTACCCCTGAATTTTTAAGTCGCTTACGCAACAGGCGAAGCCGGGCAACGAAAACGTAA